The genomic interval ATAATATTATTAACATTTTGAACTGCCTTAAAAACTCCTTTTCCTAAAAAAAACTCACATTCATCACGCAATTCAAAAGCCTCTTCTATTCCTTTAGAAGTACCTGATGGAACTGACGCTCGTCCTAATATATTATTTTCTGTAATTACATCTACTTCAACAGTTGGATTTCCTCTAGAATCTAATATTTGTCTCGATTTAATCTTTTTAATTTTGCTCATAAATTCTTCCTCTATCCTTTTTTTTTATTAAATTTTTTGTTTTTTTACTACTACGTCTCGTGTATTTTCTCTTGTTTTTTTTAATTTTAATAAAAGATAAATCATTGAAATCTACTAATTCTATCAAAGAATACTTAGACATATCTCCCAACCGAAATCCAACTTTTATAATTCTTGTATATCCACCAGAACGTTCCCGTACTTTTTTAAAAACATCTTTGAAAAGTTCTGACACTGCAATTTTGTCTTTCAATAATGAAAATATATTTCTTCTTGAGTGAAGAGTATTTATTTTAGATTTTGTAATAATAGGTTCTATATATCTTTTTAATGCCTTAGCTTTAGCTAAAGTTGTGAAAATTCTTTTTTCTTTAATCAAAGAAGAAGACATGTTAGAAAGCATAGAGTTCCTAT from Blattabacterium cuenoti carries:
- the rplQ gene encoding 50S ribosomal protein L17 → MNHRKKNNHLSRKFGHRNSMLSNMSSSLIKEKRIFTTLAKAKALKRYIEPIITKSKINTLHSRRNIFSLLKDKIAVSELFKDVFKKVRERSGGYTRIIKVGFRLGDMSKYSLIELVDFNDLSFIKIKKNKRKYTRRSSKKTKNLIKKKDRGRIYEQN